A genomic window from Silene latifolia isolate original U9 population chromosome Y, ASM4854445v1, whole genome shotgun sequence includes:
- the LOC141630379 gene encoding uncharacterized protein LOC141630379, protein MLPEAEHRLCARHIFTNWIKVMKRVPLHTLYWKAMKAYTEKEFNDVMEQLRQQSERAYTEMCAWDVTKFCRCFYKTWACTDVTCNNMAKTFNSWIIEVREKPILSMLVEIRRQVMSRMVEKRAEAAKCNKITSIIQAKLNDFRQGMKKWVPIEATTNVYEVQHTHNSALSYTVTLDQKVCACKYWDLNGVLCEHATSAICAINQDLESYVAFWYTKETYEALYSFSLEPLN, encoded by the coding sequence ATGCTACCAGAAGCAGAGCATAGATTATGTGCTAGACACATATTTACAAATTGGATTAAAGTCATGAAACGAGTTCCGTTACATACGCTTTACTGGAAGGCAATGAAGGCCTATACTGAAAAAGAGTTTAATGATGTTATGGAGCAGCTAAGGCAACAAAGTGAGCGTGCTTATACTGAGATGTGTGCATGGGATGTGACTAAATTTTGCAGATGTTTTTATAAAACTTGGGCATGTACTGACGTTACTTGCAATAACATGGCTAAAACATTCAACTCGTGGATTATTGAAGTTAGAGAGAAACCAATTTTATCTATGCTTGTAGAAATTAGAAGGCAAGTGATGTCTAGGATGGTGGAAAAGAGGGCAGAAGCTGCGAAgtgtaacaaaattacttcaatAATTCAAGCAAAGTTGAATGACTTTAGGCAAGGTATGAAAAAATGGGTACCAATAGAAGCTACTACAAATGTGTATGAGGTGCAACACACCCATAATAGTGCATTGTCGTACACAGTCACACTTGATCAAAAGGTATGTGCATGTAAATATTGGGATTTGAATGGAGTTCTATGTGAGCATGCTACCTCAGCCATATGTGCTATTAACCAAGATCTGGAGAGCTATGTTGCATTTTGGTACACTAAGGAGACTTACGAGGCTTTATACTCATTTTCTTTGGAGCCACTTAATTGA